A region from the Drosophila ananassae strain 14024-0371.13 chromosome 2L, ASM1763931v2, whole genome shotgun sequence genome encodes:
- the LOC6498836 gene encoding fructose-bisphosphate aldolase isoform X2, producing the protein MTTYFNYPSKELQDELRCIAQAIVAPGKGILAADESVATMGKRLQDIGVENTEDNRRAYRQLLFCSDDKLAENISGVILFHETLYQKTDDGTPFPQVLKKKGIIPGIKVDKGVVPLFGSEDEVTTQGLDDLAARCAQYKKDGCDFAKWRCVLKIGKNTPSYQSILENANVLARYASICQSQRIVPIVEPEVLPDGDHDLDRAQKVTETVLAAVYKALNDHHVYLEGTLLKPNMVTAGQSAKKNTPEEIGLATVQALRRTVPAAVTGVTFLSGGQSEEEASVNLSAINNVPLGRPWALTFSYGRALQASVLRAWGGKKENIAAGQAELLKRAKANGDASLGKYQAGSAGSGSGSLFVANHAY; encoded by the exons ATGACCACCTACTTCAACTACCCCAGCAAGGAGCTGCAGGATGAGCTTAGGTGCATCGCACAGGCCATCGTTGCCCCCGGCAAGGGTATCCTCGCCGCTGACGAGTCCGTCGCCACCATGGGCAAGCGCCTGCAGGACATCGGCGTGGAGAACACCGAGGACAACCGTCGCGCTTACCGTCAACTGCTCTTCTGCTCTGACGACAAGCTCGCCGAGAACATTTCTGGCGTTATCCTGTTCCACGAGACCCTCTACCAGAAGACCGATGATGGTACTCCCTTCCCCCAGGTCCTGAAGAAGAAGGGCATCATTCCCGGTATCAAGGTCGACAAGGGTGTTGTCCCATTGTTCGGCTCTGAGGACGAGGTCACCACCCAGGGCCTCGATGATTTGGCCGCCCGTTGTGCCCAGTACAAGAAGGACGGTTGCGACTTCGCCAAGTGGCGTTGCGTGCTGAAGATCGGCAAGAACACCCCCTCTTACCAGTCGATCCTGGAGAACGCCAACGTTCTGGCCCGTTATGCCTCCATCTGCCAGTCGCAGCGCATCGTGCCAATTGTGGAGCCTGAGGTTCTGCCCGATGGTGACCACGATCTGGACCGTGCCCAGAAGGTCACTGAGACCGTTCTGGCTGCCGTATACAAGGCACTGAATGATCACCACGTCTACCTGGAGGGAACTCTCCTGAAGCCCAACATGGTCACTGCCGGACAGAGTGCCAAGAAGAACACTCCCGAGGAGATCGGTCTGGCTACCGTCCAGGCTCTGCGCCGCACTGTACCCGCCGCCGTTACTG GTGTGACCTTCCTGTCTGGTGGTCAGTCTGAGGAGGAGGCCTCCGTCAACCTGAGCGCCATCAACAATGTTCCTCTGGGCCGCCCATGGGCCCTTACCTTCTCCTACGGTCGTGCCCTGCAGGCCTCTGTCCTGCGCGCATGGGGAGGCAAGAAGGAGAACATCGCTGCCGGTCAGGCTGAGCTTCTTAAGCGCGCGAAG GCCAACGGCGATGCCTCCCTGGGCAAGTACCAGGCCGGTAGCGCTGGCTCTGGATCCGGCTCCCTGTTCGTGGCCAACCACGCCTACTAA
- the LOC6498836 gene encoding fructose-bisphosphate aldolase isoform X1, translated as MTTYFNYPSKELQDELRCIAQAIVAPGKGILAADESVATMGKRLQDIGVENTEDNRRAYRQLLFCSDDKLAENISGVILFHETLYQKTDDGTPFPQVLKKKGIIPGIKVDKGVVPLFGSEDEVTTQGLDDLAARCAQYKKDGCDFAKWRCVLKIGKNTPSYQSILENANVLARYASICQSQRIVPIVEPEVLPDGDHDLDRAQKVTETVLAAVYKALNDHHVYLEGTLLKPNMVTAGQSAKKNTPEEIGLATVQALRRTVPAAVTGVTFLSGGQSEEEASVNLSAINNVPLGRPWALTFSYGRALQASVLRAWGGKKENIAAGQAELLKRAKANSLACQGKYVAGSIPSYAANTSLFISQHKY; from the exons ATGACCACCTACTTCAACTACCCCAGCAAGGAGCTGCAGGATGAGCTTAGGTGCATCGCACAGGCCATCGTTGCCCCCGGCAAGGGTATCCTCGCCGCTGACGAGTCCGTCGCCACCATGGGCAAGCGCCTGCAGGACATCGGCGTGGAGAACACCGAGGACAACCGTCGCGCTTACCGTCAACTGCTCTTCTGCTCTGACGACAAGCTCGCCGAGAACATTTCTGGCGTTATCCTGTTCCACGAGACCCTCTACCAGAAGACCGATGATGGTACTCCCTTCCCCCAGGTCCTGAAGAAGAAGGGCATCATTCCCGGTATCAAGGTCGACAAGGGTGTTGTCCCATTGTTCGGCTCTGAGGACGAGGTCACCACCCAGGGCCTCGATGATTTGGCCGCCCGTTGTGCCCAGTACAAGAAGGACGGTTGCGACTTCGCCAAGTGGCGTTGCGTGCTGAAGATCGGCAAGAACACCCCCTCTTACCAGTCGATCCTGGAGAACGCCAACGTTCTGGCCCGTTATGCCTCCATCTGCCAGTCGCAGCGCATCGTGCCAATTGTGGAGCCTGAGGTTCTGCCCGATGGTGACCACGATCTGGACCGTGCCCAGAAGGTCACTGAGACCGTTCTGGCTGCCGTATACAAGGCACTGAATGATCACCACGTCTACCTGGAGGGAACTCTCCTGAAGCCCAACATGGTCACTGCCGGACAGAGTGCCAAGAAGAACACTCCCGAGGAGATCGGTCTGGCTACCGTCCAGGCTCTGCGCCGCACTGTACCCGCCGCCGTTACTG GTGTGACCTTCCTGTCTGGTGGTCAGTCTGAGGAGGAGGCCTCCGTCAACCTGAGCGCCATCAACAATGTTCCTCTGGGCCGCCCATGGGCCCTTACCTTCTCCTACGGTCGTGCCCTGCAGGCCTCTGTCCTGCGCGCATGGGGAGGCAAGAAGGAGAACATCGCTGCCGGTCAGGCTGAGCTTCTTAAGCGCGCGAAG GCCAATTCGCTGGCCTGCCAAGGAAAATATGTGGCCGGATCAATTCCGTCCTACGCCGCCAATACCAGCCTCTTTATTTCCCAGCACAAGTACTAA